The following are from one region of the Syntrophorhabdaceae bacterium genome:
- a CDS encoding tetratricopeptide repeat protein, whose amino-acid sequence LAIEKDPEFIDAYYNRGVMHYFRREYDQAIEDLNKVIEKRPDHVMAYASRGSVYDKIGDQQKALSDYRKAAQLGDKDVQENLRSKGIEWR is encoded by the coding sequence CCTGGCCATCGAGAAGGACCCCGAATTTATAGATGCATACTACAACCGGGGGGTTATGCATTATTTTCGCAGGGAATACGACCAGGCCATTGAGGACTTGAACAAAGTTATTGAAAAAAGGCCAGATCATGTGATGGCATACGCAAGCAGAGGCTCTGTGTACGATAAGATCGGCGACCAGCAGAAGGCCCTGAGCGATTATCGCAAAGCAGCACAACTGGGAGACAAGGACGTGCAGGAAAATTTGCGATCAAAAGGGATAGAGTGGCGATAA